One genomic window of Sphingobacterium oryzagri includes the following:
- the hemC gene encoding hydroxymethylbilane synthase, producing the protein MNRKLIIGTRGSQLALWQANYVKACLAEIGVESELKIIKTQGDIVQHLRLDKLEGKGFFTKELEEELLSAQIDLAVHSHKDLPTVNPPGLIIAAVSEREDPAELIIIHKDCVDIKKRLSLKHNATVGTSSNRRKAQLLSLRPDLEFTDLRGNLQTRIQKLRDEQYDAIVLAKAGVERIAMDLSDFHIEEIAPIEVVPAPAQGVLAVQIRESDDELFSILQGINVPDVAKTIAVERKVLNMFDAGCHAPLGCYCRETETGKYEAWTSIAEDNEDFPDRLYVQSDTTEGMAEQIFAKFQKDRKFPSSIFITRELDENAYLSRYLAKRNVQIDARSLIRIYPTINKLDSFILKRADWIFFNSKNAIDHFFKLDPLILKKTKLAVLGRGSEDALRKYDRVADFSGDNLGIKTEDIAKEFAKLVDGQTVFIPRAKDSLMSIQQALTPNTKVIDMPIYETVLEENVDKSNAELLIFTSPSNVEAYFRDNLVDPGQQIICIGHSTAKSIAAMGLSYTLPFTPDEIGLSEAIFGLYE; encoded by the coding sequence GTGAATAGAAAACTTATTATTGGAACCAGAGGTAGTCAACTTGCGCTATGGCAAGCCAATTATGTCAAAGCATGCCTAGCTGAAATTGGCGTCGAATCCGAACTAAAGATTATTAAAACACAAGGCGATATTGTACAGCACCTGCGTTTAGACAAACTTGAAGGTAAAGGATTTTTCACCAAAGAGTTAGAAGAAGAACTGCTCTCTGCCCAAATCGACCTTGCTGTTCACTCACACAAAGATTTACCCACGGTAAACCCGCCTGGACTTATTATTGCAGCCGTTTCCGAACGGGAAGATCCTGCAGAACTCATCATTATCCACAAAGACTGCGTGGATATCAAAAAACGACTTTCTCTTAAACATAATGCTACAGTGGGCACTTCTTCTAACCGAAGAAAAGCGCAACTTCTATCGCTTCGTCCCGACCTGGAGTTTACCGATTTACGAGGCAACTTACAAACCCGTATTCAAAAACTACGTGACGAGCAATATGACGCTATTGTTTTGGCAAAGGCGGGCGTAGAGCGTATTGCGATGGATCTTTCTGATTTTCACATCGAAGAAATTGCGCCTATTGAAGTGGTACCGGCACCTGCACAAGGTGTATTGGCCGTACAGATTCGCGAATCAGATGACGAGCTTTTCAGCATCTTGCAAGGTATCAACGTGCCTGACGTAGCAAAAACCATTGCCGTAGAACGAAAAGTGTTAAACATGTTTGATGCCGGTTGTCATGCGCCACTGGGGTGTTACTGCCGGGAAACCGAAACAGGAAAATACGAAGCATGGACGTCCATTGCGGAAGATAACGAAGACTTTCCCGATCGTTTGTATGTGCAATCAGATACCACTGAAGGCATGGCAGAACAAATTTTTGCCAAATTCCAAAAAGATCGAAAGTTTCCATCCAGCATATTTATCACACGCGAGCTTGATGAAAACGCTTATTTAAGCCGCTACTTGGCCAAACGTAACGTACAAATTGATGCCCGTTCGTTAATACGAATCTATCCTACGATCAATAAACTTGATTCTTTTATCTTAAAACGTGCGGATTGGATTTTCTTCAACAGCAAGAATGCTATTGATCACTTCTTTAAGCTCGATCCGTTGATCTTAAAAAAGACCAAACTAGCCGTGCTCGGGAGAGGATCTGAAGACGCCTTGCGCAAATACGATCGGGTTGCTGATTTTTCTGGCGACAACTTAGGTATCAAAACCGAAGATATCGCAAAAGAATTTGCCAAATTGGTCGATGGACAAACAGTTTTTATCCCACGTGCCAAAGACTCGTTGATGTCGATCCAGCAAGCCTTAACGCCAAACACCAAAGTAATCGACATGCCGATCTACGAAACGGTACTGGAAGAAAACGTTGATAAATCAAACGCCGAGCTGTTGATCTTTACAAGTCCGAGTAACGTCGAAGCTTACTTTAGAGACAACTTGGTTGATCCGGGACAGCAGATTATTTGTATCGGTCATTCTACAGCAAAAAGCATTGCCGCCATGGGACTTTCCTATACGCTGCCTTTTACACCCGATGAAATAGGGCTGTCGGAAGCCATTTTCGGTTTATACGAATAA
- the rbfA gene encoding 30S ribosome-binding factor RbfA, with product MGTESKRQQRFAGVIQQDLAELFQRDGGAWAPGAFITVTKVRVTPDLAIARVYLSFLNTKTAKDDLANIQSKTNEIRYKLGARIKNQARIVPQLEFFLDDTNEYVEHMDKLFEEISKEPRQPD from the coding sequence ATGGGAACAGAAAGTAAGAGACAACAACGATTTGCAGGAGTAATACAGCAAGATTTAGCCGAGCTATTCCAACGAGATGGCGGCGCTTGGGCTCCAGGTGCGTTTATTACCGTTACGAAAGTGCGTGTAACACCCGATTTGGCTATTGCAAGGGTTTACTTAAGTTTTCTAAACACGAAAACGGCAAAAGACGATCTTGCAAACATTCAGAGCAAAACAAATGAAATCCGGTATAAATTAGGTGCCCGCATTAAAAACCAGGCGCGCATTGTTCCACAATTGGAGTTTTTCCTGGATGACACCAACGAATATGTGGAGCACATGGACAAGCTGTTTGAAGAAATTAGTAAAGAACCTAGACAACCAGATTAA
- a CDS encoding aminotransferase class V-fold PLP-dependent enzyme: MHFKQHFDIPADLTYLNTPGNGIIPRQVHDWRRQREVAFFDLKGSLRDQQADLVNSVRQTIASTFAAKSEQVFCTPNFSFGYSTLLDRLPRTYTFLLLNEDYPSLNYPIISRGFAFHSIDITHHVEEDILQAVKKYKPDVFILSLIQYITGVKIGLDFIKTLKATFPDLLIIGDGTQFFGTEPFTFQDAGFDAIGGSGYKWLLSGFGNGFMLLGDRLIELLETQLRDIPRPKEAMWANKSILQTFFEPGHQETLSHGTLRQSLAFLQSQGLENIQQHVQHLSHIAHEELNNRALLLPEVALREERSTLINIQVSPTRYAEFMEAGISCFPRGTGIRIGIHLYNTEDDIHRLLRIVDQH; the protein is encoded by the coding sequence ATGCACTTTAAACAGCATTTTGACATCCCAGCAGATCTCACCTACCTCAACACACCTGGGAATGGCATTATCCCGAGGCAGGTACACGACTGGCGACGCCAACGGGAAGTCGCATTTTTTGATCTCAAAGGCTCATTGCGCGATCAGCAGGCAGATTTGGTTAACAGCGTTCGCCAGACGATTGCCAGCACATTTGCAGCCAAAAGCGAACAGGTTTTTTGTACGCCCAACTTTTCTTTTGGTTACAGCACATTGTTAGACCGCTTACCGCGCACCTACACCTTTTTGCTGTTGAATGAAGATTATCCTTCACTCAATTATCCGATCATCAGCCGGGGCTTTGCCTTTCACAGCATCGATATCACGCATCATGTAGAAGAGGATATTCTCCAAGCTGTAAAAAAATACAAACCCGATGTTTTTATCCTAAGTCTCATACAATATATTACAGGTGTAAAAATAGGCCTGGACTTTATCAAAACGCTTAAAGCAACATTTCCCGACCTGCTAATTATCGGCGACGGCACCCAGTTTTTCGGCACCGAGCCATTTACTTTTCAGGATGCCGGATTTGATGCAATTGGCGGCAGCGGTTACAAATGGTTGTTATCGGGCTTTGGCAATGGCTTTATGCTGCTGGGCGATCGGTTGATCGAACTTTTGGAAACGCAGCTCCGAGATATCCCTCGTCCTAAAGAAGCGATGTGGGCAAACAAATCTATATTACAAACATTTTTTGAGCCCGGACACCAAGAAACACTTAGCCACGGAACCCTCAGACAGTCGTTAGCATTTTTGCAAAGCCAAGGTTTGGAAAACATACAGCAGCATGTACAGCACCTTAGCCACATCGCACACGAAGAATTAAACAATCGCGCTCTTCTTTTACCAGAAGTAGCCCTTCGGGAAGAACGCTCGACCTTAATCAATATACAGGTGTCACCAACGCGTTATGCTGAATTTATGGAGGCAGGCATATCCTGCTTTCCGCGTGGCACAGGTATCCGGATCGGGATTCACTTGTACAATACGGAAGATGACATCCATCGATTACTCCGTATAGTTGATCAACATTAA
- a CDS encoding aldose epimerase family protein has protein sequence MTYSVPNPEDFEHSIDGKKTHLLILKNRSGMQVALTDYGARIVSILVPDKFGELRDVVLGFDSIQGYLKADEQYHGATIGRYGNRIAEGKFSLGEEIYTLAQNNGDNSLHGGPTGFHNRVWDRRVSFGNKVDFYYVSADGEEGFPGTLKVHVSYELTEENALKISYHAETDKTTVVNLTNHAYFNLNGEGHSDILQHFVHIPSDDFIAINDKQIPLGQLFPVDATAFDFREPKKIVTDILNEDEQLTFGNGYDHTFVNNQPASIPAATAFSAASGIQLDVLTTEPGVQFYTGNFLTGNDTGKSGGKYHSRTAFCFETQHYPDSPNHPQFPSTVLAPGEHLESETTYRFKIKKEI, from the coding sequence ATGACATATTCAGTTCCCAACCCGGAAGACTTTGAGCATAGCATTGATGGCAAAAAGACCCATCTTCTGATCTTAAAAAACAGATCGGGCATGCAGGTAGCTTTAACAGACTATGGCGCGCGCATCGTCAGCATTTTGGTGCCCGATAAGTTTGGCGAGCTGCGTGACGTTGTCTTAGGTTTTGACAGTATACAAGGTTATTTAAAAGCCGATGAGCAATACCACGGCGCAACGATCGGTCGTTACGGCAACCGCATTGCCGAAGGAAAATTTTCGTTGGGCGAAGAGATATACACGCTGGCGCAGAACAATGGCGACAACAGCTTGCACGGCGGCCCTACCGGCTTCCATAATCGCGTATGGGATCGTCGCGTTTCTTTCGGCAACAAAGTAGATTTCTATTATGTATCTGCAGATGGCGAAGAAGGCTTTCCTGGAACATTAAAAGTACATGTTTCTTACGAACTGACGGAAGAGAATGCTTTAAAAATAAGCTATCACGCAGAAACCGACAAAACGACGGTCGTCAACTTGACCAACCATGCCTACTTTAACCTGAATGGGGAAGGGCATAGCGATATCTTACAACATTTTGTGCATATTCCTTCAGACGATTTTATCGCCATCAACGACAAACAAATTCCGTTAGGGCAGTTGTTTCCCGTGGATGCTACCGCTTTTGACTTTCGGGAGCCAAAAAAGATCGTTACCGATATCTTGAATGAAGATGAGCAGTTAACGTTTGGTAATGGCTACGATCACACGTTTGTAAATAATCAACCCGCATCCATCCCCGCTGCCACGGCGTTTTCAGCCGCATCGGGTATTCAACTGGATGTGTTAACGACAGAACCTGGCGTACAATTTTATACCGGAAACTTCCTTACCGGAAATGACACCGGAAAGTCGGGCGGAAAATATCATTCGCGTACGGCATTCTGTTTTGAAACGCAGCACTATCCAGACAGCCCCAACCATCCGCAGTTCCCGTCTACGGTCTTAGCGCCAGGCGAACACCTGGAGAGTGAGACAACTTACCGTTTTAAAATAAAGAAGGAGATTTAA
- the hemA gene encoding glutamyl-tRNA reductase, with protein MKNLKVIAFTHKHVELKDLGNLVICNEELEERLINLKNTLDIPEIFYIATCNRVEFVFSGAHELNDEFIANFMHRMNFCVPSERLQCYLGQVTRYSGMDALNHLFRMSCSLESLVVGEKEILAQVRRAYERCREAGFTGDYLRLVMDRLVKTAKEVYTYTNISRNPISVVSLAYRKLKETKLPHNSRILVIGSGETNQNLAKYLKKHQHSNFTVFNRTLKNAEKLAAELNGEAYPLSELGQYKKGFDVMIVCTGSPEAIIDVNLYKMLLNGETDKKIVVDLAVPNDLDAEVVATFPIHYIEVSSLQAIAEKNKQDRYNELESADAIIQQNIQEFLPMIKQRRVEVAMREVPEKIKEIKSFALNEVFAQDVQKLDPEARKVLEKVINYMEKKYIKVPMLMAKEILVKNSQSEIN; from the coding sequence TTGAAGAATTTAAAAGTTATAGCATTTACCCACAAGCACGTCGAATTAAAAGACTTGGGAAATTTAGTCATCTGCAACGAGGAGTTGGAAGAACGCTTAATTAACCTAAAGAATACGTTAGATATTCCAGAGATTTTTTACATCGCTACGTGCAATCGTGTGGAGTTTGTCTTTTCTGGCGCGCATGAGTTGAACGATGAGTTTATCGCGAACTTTATGCACCGGATGAACTTCTGTGTTCCTAGCGAGCGCTTGCAATGCTATCTTGGGCAGGTAACCAGATATTCGGGCATGGATGCGTTGAATCATTTATTCCGCATGTCATGTTCTTTAGAAAGTTTGGTGGTTGGCGAAAAAGAAATCCTGGCACAGGTACGTCGTGCATACGAACGCTGCCGTGAAGCCGGTTTTACTGGTGATTACTTGCGTCTGGTTATGGATCGTTTGGTAAAAACAGCCAAAGAAGTCTACACGTACACCAACATCTCACGCAACCCTATTTCGGTGGTTTCCCTTGCCTATCGTAAACTCAAAGAAACCAAGCTACCGCACAACTCACGCATCTTGGTGATCGGCTCGGGTGAAACCAACCAAAACCTTGCGAAATACTTAAAGAAACACCAACATTCCAATTTTACGGTTTTCAACCGTACATTAAAAAATGCGGAGAAACTCGCGGCAGAGTTAAATGGTGAAGCCTATCCCCTATCGGAGCTGGGACAATACAAAAAAGGATTTGACGTGATGATCGTCTGCACCGGCTCACCGGAAGCTATCATCGATGTAAACCTGTATAAAATGCTGCTCAACGGTGAAACCGACAAAAAAATAGTCGTGGATCTTGCCGTACCAAATGATCTTGATGCCGAAGTGGTGGCTACCTTCCCTATCCATTATATCGAAGTAAGCAGCTTACAAGCTATTGCCGAAAAGAATAAGCAAGACCGCTATAATGAGTTGGAAAGCGCTGATGCCATCATCCAACAAAATATACAAGAATTTCTTCCGATGATCAAACAACGCCGCGTAGAAGTTGCGATGCGTGAAGTCCCCGAGAAGATTAAGGAAATCAAATCATTTGCACTCAATGAAGTCTTTGCACAAGATGTGCAGAAGCTTGATCCGGAGGCACGCAAAGTTTTGGAAAAGGTCATCAATTACATGGAGAAAAAATACATTAAAGTACCGATGTTAATGGCCAAGGAAATTCTCGTAAAAAATTCGCAATCGGAAATCAACTAA
- a CDS encoding deoxyguanosinetriphosphate triphosphohydrolase, with product MNWKQLLSAKRWGYEYRDVHDHLDARSEFQRDYDRLIFSSPFRRLQNKTQVFPLPGAVFVHNRLTHSLEVASVGRSLGRLFYNLMKKDNPNIDLEYPFLQEVGNIISAACLSHDLGNPAFGHSGEAAISSYFTEGAGRKYQEHVSPKEWADLTHFEGNANALRILTHPFNGKDKKGYALTYASLASIVKYPCAAIDGHIKGNHHRKKYGFFECEADAFKQIAAELGLEKDPTNPNGYLRHPLVYLVEAADDICYNIIDLEDAHHLKILSYQEVEELLLPLCGTEDLRTRLDGLKDTGSKVELLRAKAINTLIHGCAAVFAAHQEQFLNGTFKSALMDALDEPIVAQMKKISKISVARIYNAPTVVQIEIAGYKVMNALLEEFVPAYLKTNKTMFDKKLVAMIPEQFHTDQTDTYTKIRAVLDFVSGMTDVYAVDLYRKIKGISIPSLD from the coding sequence ATGAATTGGAAACAACTGCTTTCAGCAAAACGCTGGGGTTACGAATACCGTGACGTACACGACCACCTCGATGCCCGATCGGAGTTTCAACGCGATTATGATCGATTGATCTTCTCGTCTCCATTCCGGCGTTTGCAAAATAAAACACAGGTGTTTCCATTGCCGGGTGCCGTTTTTGTGCATAATCGATTAACGCATAGCCTCGAAGTGGCTAGCGTGGGGCGTTCGTTAGGGCGACTTTTTTATAATCTCATGAAAAAAGATAACCCGAATATTGATTTGGAATATCCGTTTTTGCAAGAGGTTGGAAACATCATCTCGGCAGCTTGTTTGTCACACGATTTGGGCAATCCGGCATTTGGCCATTCGGGTGAAGCTGCGATATCTTCCTATTTTACGGAAGGAGCCGGACGAAAATACCAGGAGCATGTATCGCCAAAGGAATGGGCAGACCTCACGCATTTTGAAGGAAATGCCAATGCGCTGCGCATCTTAACACATCCATTTAATGGAAAAGATAAAAAAGGATATGCATTGACCTACGCCAGCTTAGCGTCGATCGTAAAATATCCTTGTGCTGCTATCGACGGGCATATTAAAGGCAATCACCACCGCAAAAAATACGGTTTTTTTGAGTGCGAGGCAGATGCTTTTAAGCAAATTGCAGCGGAGTTAGGGTTAGAAAAAGATCCCACCAATCCAAATGGTTATTTACGGCATCCGTTGGTCTACCTGGTGGAAGCTGCGGACGACATTTGCTACAATATTATTGATCTGGAAGATGCGCACCACCTGAAAATCCTTTCTTATCAGGAGGTAGAAGAATTGTTGTTGCCTTTATGTGGTACAGAAGATTTACGAACGCGGCTCGATGGCTTGAAAGATACGGGAAGTAAGGTAGAGCTCTTGCGCGCGAAGGCAATCAACACGTTAATACATGGTTGTGCGGCTGTTTTCGCCGCGCATCAGGAACAATTCTTAAATGGTACGTTTAAGAGCGCGTTGATGGATGCATTAGACGAGCCTATTGTTGCGCAAATGAAGAAGATTTCGAAAATATCCGTGGCACGCATATATAATGCACCGACTGTCGTACAAATTGAAATCGCAGGTTATAAAGTTATGAACGCCCTGTTGGAGGAATTCGTTCCAGCTTATTTAAAAACGAATAAAACCATGTTTGATAAAAAGCTGGTGGCCATGATCCCCGAGCAATTTCATACCGATCAAACAGATACGTATACTAAGATCAGAGCAGTACTGGATTTTGTATCTGGCATGACGGATGTGTATGCTGTCGATCTGTATCGGAAGATCAAAGGGATTTCTATTCCCTCGCTGGATTGA
- the argH gene encoding argininosuccinate lyase has protein sequence MKIWQKDINVDTFVETFTVGNDRAMDMQLAAADVLGSLAHTKMLNSIGLLPDEDLNLVQQELKNIYKEIEAKQFAIEDTVEDVHSQVEMLLTQRVGEAGKKIHSGRSRNDQVLVDLKLYFRSEIQHLVAQVEALFNQLIALSEQHKSVLIPGYTHLQIAMPSSFGLWFGAYAESLVDDLELLKAAWKVCNKNPLGSAAGYGSSFPLNRRMTTTLLGFDDLNYNVVYAQMGRGKTERILAQGMSAVAATLAKFAMDVCLFINQNFGFIAFPAHLTTGSSIMPHKKNPDVFELIRARCNKIQALPNEIALMTTNLPSGYHRDLQLLKENLFPSFQSLSDCLEIATFMLDHISVKDDVLNDPKYDYLFSVEVVNNEVLQGVPFREAYRNIGLAIESGTFQPSKEVQHTHEGSIGNLCNEQIVRMFNEVKDSFGFEKVDQALAGLLR, from the coding sequence ATGAAGATTTGGCAAAAAGATATTAATGTAGACACGTTTGTGGAGACATTCACCGTAGGCAACGATCGTGCAATGGATATGCAGCTTGCTGCGGCAGACGTACTGGGCTCGCTGGCGCATACGAAGATGTTAAATAGTATTGGGTTGCTGCCGGATGAAGACTTGAACCTTGTGCAGCAGGAACTGAAAAATATTTACAAGGAAATAGAAGCTAAGCAATTTGCCATTGAAGATACGGTGGAAGATGTACACTCGCAGGTAGAAATGTTGCTAACGCAGCGCGTGGGCGAAGCAGGGAAAAAAATCCATTCGGGTCGTTCCAGAAATGATCAGGTGCTTGTCGATCTCAAGTTGTACTTTCGTTCGGAAATACAACATTTGGTAGCACAAGTCGAAGCTTTATTTAACCAGTTGATTGCACTTAGTGAACAGCACAAATCGGTCCTGATTCCGGGTTATACGCATCTACAGATTGCCATGCCTTCGTCTTTCGGGCTTTGGTTTGGTGCTTATGCAGAGAGTCTGGTAGACGATTTGGAGTTGTTAAAGGCTGCCTGGAAGGTCTGTAATAAGAATCCGCTAGGTTCTGCTGCGGGTTATGGGTCTTCTTTTCCGCTAAACCGCCGTATGACGACCACGCTACTGGGCTTTGATGATTTAAATTATAACGTTGTTTACGCACAAATGGGGCGTGGCAAAACGGAACGTATATTGGCACAAGGCATGAGTGCCGTGGCGGCAACACTGGCTAAGTTTGCCATGGATGTATGTTTATTCATCAACCAAAACTTTGGTTTTATTGCGTTTCCGGCGCATCTGACGACTGGATCGAGTATTATGCCACATAAAAAGAATCCAGACGTGTTTGAACTTATTCGCGCTCGATGCAATAAGATACAGGCGCTGCCGAATGAAATAGCACTGATGACAACCAACTTGCCTTCGGGTTATCACAGGGATTTGCAGTTATTGAAAGAAAACTTGTTTCCATCTTTCCAATCGTTAAGTGATTGTTTAGAGATCGCTACGTTTATGTTAGATCATATCTCGGTGAAGGATGATGTGCTCAACGATCCAAAATATGATTATTTGTTTAGCGTAGAGGTGGTTAACAACGAAGTGCTGCAAGGTGTGCCATTTCGCGAAGCTTACCGCAATATTGGACTGGCCATTGAAAGTGGCACGTTTCAACCGTCTAAAGAGGTGCAGCATACGCACGAAGGAAGCATCGGCAATCTTTGCAATGAGCAAATTGTGCGGATGTTTAACGAAGTGAAAGACTCGTTTGGCTTTGAGAAAGTCGATCAGGCGTTGGCTGGTTTATTGCGATAA
- a CDS encoding type IA DNA topoisomerase produces MKVVIAEKPSVARDLARVMGAKEVKDGYIMGNGYAFTYAFGHLVQLCTPQAYGYATWSIANLPIIPKDFKLEAKKVKRDGKQLDDAGAVKQLNTIKHLLSEAEEIIVATDAGREGELIFRNIYYFLNTKVPFKRLWISSQTDKAIKEGFANLKDGTEYDSLYMSARSRSESDWLIGINATQALTLAAGNRGLLSLGRVQTPTLAMICSRYLENKDFKATAFYKIQAGFEKDNIKFKATSNKIDKKDVAEETIAKITVGSSAKVVKVEAKETKEPPPLLFDLTSLQQDANKKYGYSADQTLSIAQTLYEKKVITYPRTGSRYIGEDVFEQIESLFQHLADTADESIAAISKNLIGAKLNKRSVDDKKVTDHHALLVTDEKPGPMPKDQQHIYNMIAKRMVESFSEVCLKDITTVVIDAAGVELIAKGTVIKQYGWRLSADQVELPDEDKNADEQDNENAQLPKLSAEEILEILSLELAERFTKARPIHTEASLLKAMETSGKEIEDDEMRQAMKDCGLGTPATRAATIETLFQRDYIKRDKKKLIPTEKGLAVYQLVKDRSIAKVTLTGKWEQKLEEMRANKVSYDVFMKHIKDYTEKITKELLQLRIAIQHEEVKPLQKGKIKCPKCDAGHIQLYDKVAQCDHYARGCDFKIWRTLNGIFLEEKEMKNLLEKGKTAVLKGVKTKEGQVVDAALVFQDFKVNVE; encoded by the coding sequence ATGAAAGTCGTTATAGCGGAAAAGCCTTCCGTAGCAAGGGATTTGGCCCGTGTGATGGGAGCTAAGGAGGTGAAAGATGGGTATATCATGGGAAATGGTTATGCATTTACCTATGCGTTTGGCCATTTAGTGCAGCTGTGTACACCGCAGGCTTACGGATATGCTACCTGGTCGATTGCTAACTTGCCGATTATCCCAAAAGATTTCAAGCTGGAAGCAAAAAAAGTAAAACGCGACGGCAAGCAATTGGATGACGCGGGAGCGGTAAAACAACTAAACACGATCAAACATCTGTTAAGCGAAGCGGAAGAGATTATTGTGGCCACCGATGCTGGGCGCGAAGGCGAACTAATCTTCCGGAATATCTACTATTTTCTGAATACCAAAGTTCCGTTTAAACGGCTGTGGATATCTTCACAGACCGATAAAGCTATTAAAGAAGGCTTTGCAAACTTAAAAGACGGTACCGAATATGATAGTTTGTACATGTCTGCCCGTTCGCGTTCGGAATCGGACTGGCTGATTGGGATCAATGCCACCCAGGCGTTGACACTGGCGGCGGGAAATCGGGGTTTACTTTCTTTAGGACGCGTGCAAACGCCTACCTTGGCCATGATCTGCTCCCGTTACCTCGAAAACAAAGATTTTAAAGCTACAGCTTTTTATAAAATTCAAGCAGGTTTCGAGAAGGATAACATAAAGTTTAAAGCGACTTCCAATAAGATTGATAAAAAGGATGTTGCGGAAGAGACTATTGCAAAGATCACGGTAGGCTCGTCGGCAAAGGTTGTGAAAGTAGAGGCAAAGGAAACAAAAGAGCCACCTCCGCTTTTGTTTGATTTAACCTCCCTACAGCAAGATGCCAATAAAAAATACGGTTATTCAGCAGATCAAACATTGAGTATCGCGCAAACGCTGTACGAAAAAAAGGTGATTACCTATCCGCGTACCGGTTCTCGTTATATTGGTGAAGACGTGTTCGAACAGATTGAATCGCTTTTCCAGCACCTGGCGGATACGGCTGATGAAAGTATAGCCGCCATCAGTAAAAATCTGATCGGGGCAAAGCTCAATAAGCGTTCGGTAGATGATAAGAAAGTAACCGATCACCATGCATTGCTGGTAACGGATGAAAAACCGGGACCGATGCCGAAAGATCAGCAGCATATTTATAATATGATTGCCAAGCGCATGGTCGAAAGCTTTTCGGAGGTTTGTCTTAAAGATATTACGACGGTCGTTATTGATGCGGCTGGTGTGGAGCTTATCGCGAAAGGTACGGTGATTAAGCAATATGGATGGCGCCTCTCGGCTGATCAGGTAGAACTTCCGGATGAGGACAAGAATGCTGATGAGCAAGACAACGAAAATGCGCAGCTCCCAAAACTTTCGGCGGAAGAGATCTTAGAAATCCTGTCCCTGGAGCTGGCCGAACGATTTACGAAAGCTCGTCCTATACATACAGAAGCGTCGCTGTTAAAAGCGATGGAAACATCGGGCAAGGAAATTGAAGATGATGAAATGCGCCAGGCGATGAAAGACTGTGGTCTGGGAACGCCGGCGACGCGTGCGGCTACAATCGAAACACTTTTTCAGCGGGATTACATCAAACGCGACAAGAAAAAGCTGATCCCAACGGAGAAAGGCCTCGCGGTTTACCAGCTGGTAAAAGATCGTTCTATCGCCAAAGTGACGCTTACCGGCAAATGGGAGCAGAAGCTGGAAGAGATGCGCGCAAACAAGGTTTCTTATGATGTGTTTATGAAACACATCAAAGACTATACGGAGAAGATTACGAAGGAATTGTTGCAGCTGCGTATAGCCATACAACATGAAGAGGTTAAGCCGCTGCAAAAGGGAAAAATAAAATGCCCGAAATGTGACGCCGGGCATATCCAGCTTTATGATAAGGTGGCGCAATGCGATCACTACGCGCGTGGTTGCGACTTCAAGATATGGCGCACCTTAAACGGTATTTTCCTCGAAGAGAAAGAAATGAAGAATCTTTTGGAAAAAGGAAAAACGGCTGTTTTGAAAGGCGTGAAAACAAAAGAAGGACAAGTGGTCGATGCGGCCCTGGTTTTTCAAGATTTTAAAGTAAATGTAGAGTAG
- the aat gene encoding leucyl/phenylalanyl-tRNA--protein transferase: MPYRLDQRLAFPHPSLADEDGLLAVGGDLAPDRLLLAYEHGIFPWYSEDSPILWYAPHTRFVLDPLQLKISKSMRQFMRKDTLHCKHNTAFQDVIQRCAAVERKGQDGTWITNDMQAAYLHLHKLGYAHSIETFDKTGKLVGGLYGIQVGDVFCGESMFADVSNASKLAFIYLCQQFDFKLIDCQVYTEHLASLGAMDMDGNDYYQILQQQNITPHAL, from the coding sequence ATGCCCTATCGCTTAGATCAACGTTTAGCGTTTCCGCATCCGTCGCTCGCTGATGAAGACGGGCTGCTGGCCGTCGGTGGCGATCTCGCTCCAGATCGGCTTTTATTGGCGTATGAACATGGTATTTTCCCTTGGTATTCGGAAGACAGCCCTATTCTTTGGTACGCGCCACACACGCGCTTTGTACTCGACCCGCTTCAGCTGAAAATCAGCAAAAGTATGCGCCAGTTTATGCGAAAGGATACCTTACATTGTAAACACAACACCGCTTTTCAAGATGTCATCCAACGTTGCGCAGCTGTTGAACGAAAAGGACAAGATGGCACCTGGATAACTAACGATATGCAGGCAGCCTACCTCCATTTGCACAAACTGGGATACGCGCACAGCATAGAAACCTTCGATAAAACGGGCAAGTTAGTTGGCGGACTTTACGGCATACAAGTTGGCGATGTTTTTTGCGGCGAAAGCATGTTTGCTGATGTTTCCAATGCTTCTAAACTGGCATTCATTTATTTGTGTCAACAATTTGATTTTAAATTGATAGATTGCCAGGTATATACCGAGCATCTGGCATCATTAGGCGCGATGGATATGGATGGCAACGACTATTATCAAATTCTCCAACAGCAAAACATTACACCCCATGCACTTTAA